From the genome of Faecalibacterium prausnitzii:
ATACCGGTCATGTAGCCATAAAGGGCCGGATCATCCGGCAGATAGGCCAGCTGACGCTTGGCCGCAAGCGGGTCGTCCCGCATGGAACAGCCGTTCACCCGCACCTCGCCGCGGTCCGGCTGCAAGATGCCGCAGCAGCATTTCAGGGTGGTGGTCTTGCCCGCCCCGTTCGGCCCGATGAAGCCGAAGATCTCTCCCGGCCGGATGGTCAGCGTGAGGTCATCCACCGCCGTTTTCTCGCCGTACTGTTTGGTCAGATGCCGGATCTCCAGCATTCGGATCTCTCCTTTCGGTCTTGATGCGCTCCTGTTTGATAGCCAAATCGTATCATCCGCGGAAGTGCCTGTCAAGCATTTCGGCGCACGTCGGGATGCAAAAGCGGCACCAGCCCGCAAAGCCGTTTTGCTTTACAGACCGGTGCCGCTTTCTGTTCATTTCAGGACTGCGACATTTTTGATGCCGTATCGTGCAAAAAGTTTCAGTGCTGCCGGGCCGATGCGTTCCCCGCTCACCACGATGGGGATCGCCGGCGGGCAGGAGACGGTGGGCATCGCGCAGATGCGGCCCAGCGCCGTTTCAGCGGGGATCAGCTCCTGCGGGGCGAACACCGCCTGCCGCACGGTGCAGACCGGCGCAGCCTCCGCCGCCAGTTCCGTGAAGACATCCGCCTCCGGTTCCGGCAGAACCGGGGCCGACGGCAGAGCCGCGCAGAGCCGTGCCACTGCCGCTGCCAGCCGCTCATAATCCTGCGCCGGGTTTTCGGGGGTGAACATCAGCACCACATACCGGGGGTCGGCATATTCGCACTCGATGCGGTCCTGCCGCAGAGCCTCGGCCAGCGCGGTGCCGGTCATGCCCAGTGCCGCCGCATCCAGCGTGAGTTTGAGCGGCTCACGGGCGGGGGCGTCCACCGCCAGCGGGAGCGGACAGCCTGCCGCAGCGGCCTGCTCGTTCAGCACCCGGCGCATTCTGGTCAGCTGCCCGCAGCAGGAGTAGAGCCGCAGCGGATACCCCTCCGAAAGATACCGGTTGCACCGGTCGAGGGATTGCAGGATCAGATAAGACGGGCTTGTGGAGCCGAACAGCGCCAGCGCATTGCGGACTGCCGTTTCCTCCTGCACGGGCGCTTTCGGCCCCAGATGCAGGTAGGCGCCGCCGGTGAGGACCGGCAGGGTCTTGTGCCCGGAATCGCAGCACATCGCCGCCCCCAATGCAATGGGGTGGCGGCTGCCGCCCACCAGAAAATTCAGGTAGGCACCGTGGGCATTGTCTACCAGCAGCGGCACACCGTGCGCATCGCAGACCTTTGCAAGGGCCGCGATGTCCTGCATCCCGCCGAGGTAGTCCGGGCTGGTGAGGTAGACGCCGAAGGGGGTTCTCCCCTGCCCGGCCAGCCGGTCCAGCGCGGCGGCAAGCTGAGCTTCGGTCACGGGGCAGCTGCACAGCGCCCCGGCCGCGTCCGGCGCAGGCCAGAGCCACTGGATGTCAAGATCCAGCAGCGCGGCGGCATAGAGCAGCGCTTTGTGGGCGTTGCGGGCCGCCAGAAGCACCGGGCGCTGGCCGGCGGGGGCCGCCTGCATCGCCAGGCAGAGCATGGCCCGGATGCACTGGGACGAGCCCTCGGTGCTGTAATAGGTATGGGCCGTGCCGAAGAGCCGAGTCGCGTTGGCCTCGCTCTGGGCGATGATGCCATCGGCCTCGTACAACTCATCCGCGCCCCGGATCTCGGTGATGTCCAGCCCTTCAAACCCCAGCAGGGCCTGCCCTTTATGGCCGGGCATGTGAAGGCGGGACGTCCCGGACTTTGCGTAGTTCTGCACAAAGTCCACGATGGGCGTGGTCATGCTCATTCGCAGGCTTCGCCGTCCGCGCAGGCATTGCAGGTGCTGCCCAGTTCGATGGGCACCTCGATGCCCTGTGCGGCCAGCTCCTGATTCTTGGCCACCTGGATCATGATGGCGCACTCCATCCGCTTGCGGAACAGCTCACAGCCGTACTCGTACACGCCGGTGATGCTGCCGGTGGCGTGGTATGCGTTGGCCGCACAGCCGCCGGAGCAGTAGAGCTTGGCCCAGCAATCCTTGCACTCCGGGCGGGCATAGGCGTTGCAGTGCTTGAACTCATCCCGCACGGCGGTGTTGGTGACGCCCTTCCAGATGTCGCCCATCCGGTACTTGGGGTCGCCGACGAACTGGTGGCAGGGGTACAAATCGCCCCAAGGGGTCACGGCCATGTACTCGGTGCCGGAGCCGCAGCCCGAAATGCGCTTGTAGATGCAGGGGCCGCCGGTCAGGTCGATCATGTAATGGTAGAAGGTAAAGCCGCGGCCCTCGCGGTCGCGCTTGAGCATCTCCTTGGCCAGGATCTCATACTGCTCCTTCAGGATGGGCAGGTCGGCCTCGGTCAGGGCGCTGGGGTCGTCCGGCTTGCAGACCACTGGCTCCATGCTCAGCTCGGTGAAGCCGAGGTCTGCCATGTGGAAGATGTCGTTGGTAAAGTCGGTGTTGAAGTGGGTGTAGGTGCCGCGCATATAGTAGCCCTTGTCGCCGCGCTTCCGGACGAACTCCTGGAACTTGGGCACGATAGCGTCATAGCTGCCGTGGCCCGCGTAGTCCTTGCGGAAGCGGTCGTGGACCTCCTTGCGGCCATCGAGGCTCAGGACGACGTTGTGGCACTCCTTGTTGCAGAAGTCGATCACATCCTCGTCGATCAGCATCCCGTTGGTGGTCATGGTGAAGCGGAAGTTCTTGTTGTGGATCTTCTCCTGTTCGCGGCAGTAGGCCACCAGCTTCTTCACCATCTCAAAGTTCATCAGCGGCTCACCGCCGAAGAAATCGACTTCGAGGTTGCGGCGGGTGCCGGAGTTCTCGATGAGGAAATCCATGGCGCGCTTGCCCACCTCAAAGCTCATCAGCGCACGGTCGCCCTGATAGCGGCCCTGCGAGGCGAAGCAGTAGGAGCAGTTCAGGTTGCAGGTGTGAGCCACATGCAGGCAGAGCGCCTTGACCACGGTGTTGCGGTTCTTGAAGTCGAAGGCCATGTCGGCGTAGGTATCGGGGCTCCACAGCTTGCCCGCCTGTTCCAGCGCGGCCACATCCTCCAGGCACTGGCGCAGGTCGGCCTCGGTCACGTCGGGGCGGTCGCCGTACTTTTCGAGCATGGCCGCTACGATCGCATCGGCGGAACGCTCCTTGTACAGGGCGATAACGTCATACGCCACATCGTCCACCACATGCACCGAGCCGCTGCAGGTGTCCAGCACGATGTTATAGCCGTTCAATTGATACTGATGTACCATTTTAGTCTCCATTCCATTGTTACATAAAAAAATGCCGCCCGGCAAAGGCGGCATCCGATTTGCAGAAATTACTTGTTGCTGTTCTCGCACTTCTGGTTTGCCACGCCGCAGGAAGTCTTGCAAGCGGACTGGCAGGAAGTCTGGCACTCGCCGCAGCCACCGGTCACAACGCTCTTGGTCAGGTCACGAGTAGCGATCGTCTTGATACGTTCCATAATATATAACCTCTCTAGCTCAAAAGATTTGATGCGCAGAACCACCCGCGCACGATATTATCTTTGTGTATAATACCACGGGCCGGGCTGGATGTCAAGATTTTTGTCACAGTTTGGCGGGAAGCGAAATGTTCACAGCAAAATACAGATGAGGCCGCTGCATCCATCGTTGATGACTTTTTCCAGCGTATCCTGCAGGCGACCGCGGGCTTCCTGCGGCATGTGCAGCAGCTTGTTCTGCAAGCCCTCGTTGACCAGTTCATGCAGGCTCTTGCCGAAGATGTTGGATTCCCACAGCCGTTCCGGGTCGGACTCAAAGTCGCCCAGAAGGCTCTGCACCAGATCCTCGCTCTGCTTTTCGGTGCCCACGATGGGGTTGATCTCGGTGTGGATCACGGCCTTGAGCATGTGGATGGAGGGGGCACTGGCTTCCAGACGGACACCGTACCGCCCGCCCTGCCGGATGATCTCCGGTTCTTCGAGCGAAAGCTCGTCGATGGTGGGCATCACAATGCCGTATCCGGTGGCCTCCACCTGTTCCAGCGCACTGCGGATCTTTTCATATTCGCGCCTGGCTCTGGAAAGCTCAATGATGCAGGGCATCAGGCCCGCTTCATCGCCGATGGCAAGGCCGGTCTGCTCGCTGAGCACCCGGTAGAACACATCCGGCTTGAGCAGAACCGTCACCCGCACGATGCCCTCCGAGAGATCCATGCCGCTGAGGGTGGAGCGCTCCACCGAATCGCTGGCAAGGGCTCCGGCGCTGTTCTGGGCCGGGACATCTTTCATGCGGGAGATTTTCTCCGAAAAATCCAGCGCGGCTGTGTAGATCTCCGTTTGGAGCCAGTGGCCCCGGTCCAGCATGGTGACCCAGCGCGGGATGGCAAAATCCAGCTCCCGCACCGGGAACTCGTAGAGCACCCGCCGCAGGATCTCGTGCAGGGCGGCGCGGTCCAGGTCGATGCAGCTCACAGGCAGCACACTGCGCCCATACGCCTGCTCCATCTGCGCCGCAAGGGCCTGCGTTTCCGGGGCGTCCGGGTGGGTGCTGTTGAGCAGGATGACAAAGGGCTTGCCCAGCGCTTCCAGCTCCTCCACGACCCGCTGTTCCGCGGGAAGATAGTTTTCCCGCGGGATCTCGCTGATGGTGCCGTCGGTGGTGACGACGATGCCGATGGTGGAGTGATCCCGGATGACCTTGCGGGTGCCGGTCTCGGCGGCAAGGTCAAAGGGGATCTCTTCCTCAAACCAGGGGCTTTTGACCATGCGGGGCTTTTCGTTCTCCTCGTGGCCCATGGCCCCCTCCACCATATAGCCCACGCAGTCGATGAGGCGGATGCGGCACTCGCCGCCGCCTTCCAGCTGGAGCGGGACGGCGTGTTCCGGGATGAACTTCGGCTCGGTCGTCATGATGGTGCGCCCCGCCGCCGACTGGGGCAGTTCGTCCCGTGCACGGAGGCGGGCGTCGTCCTCCTCGATGGCAGGCAGCACCAGCTGCTCCATGAATTGCTTGATGAGGGTGCTCTTGCCGGTGCGCACCGGGCCCACCACTCCGATCAGGATCTCGCCGCCGGTGCGTGCACCGATCTCGCGGCAGACCGTGGCTTCCAAACGTTCCTGCTTTTCCAAAATGGTCTCCTCCTGTCCGCATCTGGCGTTCTCAGAGACACTATATTCTCAAAACGCAAAAATAGAACCCTCTCCCAGCGCACAAGGCTGACGGAGAGGGTTTCCTTTTTTATTAGAGCAGCTTGATGGCCACGGCCTCGCTCGTGCGGTCCTGGGCATCATTGGCCTGCTTGGGGTCATCCAGCATGTAGCGGAGCAACAGCACCTCGGCCACGTAGAGCACCGACACCTTGATGGGGATGCTGCCGGAATCCAGCGGGCTTTCCTGTGCGCCGCAGAGCAGCACCACGTCCGCCAGCGCAGCGCCCGGCGAGTCCTCGTAGTGGGTCAGAAGGACGATCTTTGCGCCGGATGCCTTTGCGGTGCGCAGGGTCTCCATCATGTCGCGGGTCGCGCCCGAATAGGAGACGAAGAGCACGACGTCCTCCGGCGTCATCAAGCTGGCGGAGAGAAGCTGCAAGTGGCTGTCTCCTGCCGTGCGGAACTTGTTGGACAGGCTGGAAAAGCGGGCACAGATATCATTGGCCAGCAGCATGCTGCCGCCCTGCCCCAGGCAGAACACCTGCCTTGCTGCCCGCAGCAGATCCACGGCCTTGTCCACCGCATCCGGTGAAAGGGTGCTCTGGGTGCCATTGATGGCCGTGATGAACAACGCGCTCGCATGCTCACAGAGCTTGTCGGTGGTCGTGCCCGGTTCCGGCTCCTGCTGATTGATGAGCGAAGCGGTCGCATTGGCCTGGGCCAGCGCGATGCGCATCTCATGATATCCTTCGAACCCCAGCGCCCGGCAGAACCGGAAAACGGTCGCCTCGGCCACCTTGCACTCCCGCGCCAGCGACGAGATCGAAAGATACTGCGCCTCGTCGGCATGGTGGATGAGGTAATCCGCCACCATCCGCCCGGATTTGGTCAGCTCGTCCTGCCGCTGGTGCAGCAGCTCCCAGAAATTAGTAGACATGTCAGCTTTCTCTCCTACTTTTTCCCCGGCATCCGCGTCTGCTCCGCCGCACATACCGCTGTGACGCCTTTGCCGGGACTCTTTCTTAATGAAAGTATAAAAGAATCTTTCCTCCTTGGCAAGAGCGGCTTTCACCACAAATCACCGCCGTTTTCTGTGCAGAGCGTCCAATTTCAGCCGGAAAGTACGACTTATTTCCGAAATTTTTTTTCAAAATCAGACAAAAACGTCTCTTTTGTCTTCGAAAACTTTTTTCAGGCCATGTAAAAACCGCGTTTTCGCAATGGTTACAAAATGGCTACAATCACCAAAAAATCCGCCATTTTTGAAAAAGAGCCATTCTCTTCGCTTGATTTGGTAGTTGTTCACAAGAAAGTTTTTTCAAAATTGTGCATTGCATAGATAGACAAAATGAAAATATTTTTCTATAATAAAGGCAACAACAGCGGCTCGACACGATAAGCCGCAAACATATGATATGCAAGGAGAATTTCGTTATGAAAAACTGTATCTCTCGTCGCTCCTTCCTGAAGGCTGCCGGCATCCTGAGCGCAGCAGGCGCACTGGCCGCATGCGGCGGTTCCTCTTCTTCCAGCACCGCAGCGTCTTCGACCGCCTCTTCCGCAGCTGCTTCCAGCACCGCTGCTGCCGGTGCAAGCATCAAGCTGTGGACATACCCCATTGGCGGCTGGGGCAAGGATGAGACTGTGCAGGAGCTGATCTCCAGCTTCAACGCAAAGTATCCGGATATCAAGGTCACTGTCGAGTATCTGGACTACACCAACGGCGACGACCAGGTCAACACCGCCATCGAGGGCGGCAGCGCACCCGACCTGATCATGGAAGGCCCGGAGCGTCTGGTCGCAAACTGGGGCAAGAAGGGCGTCATGGCTCCCCTGAACGATCTGTGGACCGACGATGCCAAGAAGGACATCTACGCATCGGTCGAATCCGCCTGCAAAAACGAGGCCGGTGACTACTACGAGTATCCCCTGTGCATGACCGCACACTGCATGGCCGTCAACATGACCAAGGTCAAGGAAGTGGGCGCAGACCAGTACATTGATACCGACAAGCACACCTGGAGCACCGACGGCTTCCTGAAGACCGTTGACGCACTGTACAATGGCGGTTACGAGAACGTCGCAGCCATTTATTGCAGCGGCCAGGGCGGCGACCAGGGCACCCGCGCCATCATCAACAACATGTACGGCGGCACCTTCACCGATGCAGCCCACACCAAGTACACTGCTGACTCCCCCGAAAACATCAAGGCCATCCAGGCTCTGTACGATGCAAAGGGCGTCAATTTTGATGCTTCCATCAACGGCGGCGAGGAGATCACCCTGTTCCGCAACGGCACGTTGCAGATGGCATTCTGCTGGAACATCGCACAGCAGTTGAACTCCGACAACAACGACGCCGGTCTGACCAACAGCGGCGACGAGATCTTCCCCATGGCCTTCCCCACCGAGAGCGGTGACCCGAAGCTGTGCGGCGGTATCTGGGGCTTCGGCATCTTTGACAACGGCGACGAGGCCAAGATCGAAGCAGCCAAGACCTTCATCGACTTCATCGCAGCAGACCCCGACCAGGTCGGTGCAAGCGTTCTGGCTTCCACCTACTTCCCCGTCCGTGAGAGCGTTGGCGACATCTACGCCGGCAACGACATCATGAGCGAGTACACCAAGTTCATGTCCTACCTGGGCGACTACTACCAGATCACTCCGGGCTGGGCAACGGCTCGTACCGAGTGGTGGAACATGCTGCAGCGCGTCGGCACCGGCGAGCCTGTCGAGCAGGCCGTTGCGACCTTCGTTCAGAATGCAAACGCTGCCGCTACTGCTGAGGCATAAGCTGCACACCCCATCCTGACCGTCATCTCTTGATAAAACCCTTGCCCCTTCCTCGAAAATCCCGGCGAGGGAGGGGCAATTCTTTTGCAAAAAATCCGTCGGGAGCCGATCAAAACGAAAGGTTTGGTGATTTTCTTGGCTGCAAAGACTGCATCGATCAAAGAGCCGAAGCGCAGCCGCGCACTGGTCCGGCAGGAGACCATCGCATCCTACCTCTTCCTTCTGCCCAGCCTGATCTTCTTCTTGGGATTCGTCATCTACCCCATGGTCCTGTGCGTGGTCACGAGCTTCTTCGATTCCACCATGAACCGCGCCGACATCTTCGTCGGCCTGGCGAACTACAAAGAGCTGTTCGCAGACCCCATCTTCATCGGCGCACTGAAAAATACCATCATCATCGTCGTGGTCTCCGTGCCGGTTACCTGTGCATTCTCGCTGTGGGTCAGCTCGGCCATCGTCGATCTGCCGGAGTGGACCACCAGCCTCTTCCGCTGCGTGTTCTATCTCCCCGTCGTCACCGGTTCGGTCGCCGTTACCGTCGTGTGGAAGTGGATGTACAACAACTACTACGGCATCTTCAACTATCTGGGCAAAACGCTCGGCCTCATCGACAAGAACATCAACTGGCTGGGCGATGAGCGGTTCGCTCTGGGCTGCATCATCCTCATCCTGCTGACTACCTCCGTGGGCCAGCCCATCGTTCTGTACGTCTCCGCACTGGGCAATGTGGACCAGTCCATCGTCGAGGCAGCTGAAGTGGACGGTGCCAACGATTTCCAGGCGTTCTGGAAGATCAAGTGGCCCGCCATCATGCCCACCACCCTGTACATCCTGGTCATCACCACCATCAACTCCTTCCAGTGCTTCGCACTGATCCAGCTGCTGACGTCCGGCGGCCCCAACCACAGCACCGACACCATCATGTACTACATCTACTACACCGCATTCAAGCTGTACCGCTACGGCTACGGCAATGCAATGGGCGTTGTGCTGGCGGTCATCATCGCCATCCTGTCGGCGGTCCAGTTCAAACTGGGCAATCAGGACAATTAAGGGAGGTGCCAAACAATGAGTGCAACTGAAAAGAAACAAAAGCCGTTGAAGCGGCACCCCAGCAAGCTCAAGAAAGCCAGCGCCTACACCATCCTGACGCTGATCCTCATCAGCATCGTTGCGGTGACGTTCGCTTTCCCGCTGTATTGGATCATCACCGGTTCGTTCAAGACCGGCGCTGCCATCAACTCCACCACCCCGGAGTGGTGGCCCCATGAGTGGGTGCTGACCAACTACCAGAAGCTGTTCGCGGGCAAGAGCGCTCCGCTGTGGCAGTTGGCCATCCCCTTCAGCGCACGGTTCAGCAGCGACGGCGAGCCCATCTATTTCTCCGTCGGCCCCACGGCTCCGGCTGCGCTGCGCTGGATGATCAACACCGTGTTCATGGCCGTTACCTCCATGATCCTGACCTGCATCACCGCCGCCATGGCGGGCTATGCGCTGGCCAAGAAGCGCTTCGTCGGCCGCAAGGTGCTGTTCACCCTCATCGTCTGCGCCATGGCACTGCCCAAGCAGGTCATCCTGATCCCCCTGCTGCGTGAGATGAGCTCCCTGAACCTGTATAACACCATCTGGGCCGTCATCTTCCCCATCGTCGGCTGGCCATTCGGTGTCTTTTTGATGAAACAGTTCAGTGAGGGCATCCCCACCGAAATGCTGGAAGCGGCCCGCATCGACGGTGCGAGCGAAGCAAAGACCTTTATCAGCATCGTTCTGCCGATGGTCAAACCGGGCGTTGGTGCGCTGGCCATCTTCACCTTCATCAACAGCTGGAACGACTACTTCATGCAGTTGATCATGCTGTCCAGCACCAGCAACCTGACCATTTCGCTGGGCATTGCAAAATTGCAGGCAGAGAACAGCACCGACTTCGGCCTGATCATGGCCGGTGCCGCACTGGCTGCTGTGCCCATCATCATCATCTTCCTCATCTTCCAGAAGTACTTCACCAAGGGCATCGCAATGGGTGCGGTTAAGGGCTAAAATCCCGACCGCCGCCTGCGGCGGAAACAGGGAGGGATTTTTGGCGCAGCGGTCTGCAAGACGCGAGGCCCGCTCAAGGGCCGAAGCGGATGCAGGGCACCGCAAGAGGGCACTGCTTCCGCTTCCCGAACAGAGAGCGCACGAGCTTGCTGTTTTGGTTTTCCTCCCCCAACAAACAACGTCTGAACCATGATTCGATAGAGAAGGAGACAAGTATCATGAAAGACATTTCCAAGTATCAGGGTGTCATCCCTGCGTTCTATGCCTGCTATGACAAGGACGGCCACATTTCCGTGGAGGGCGTCAAGGCCCTCACCCGCCACCTGATCGCCAAGGGCGTCAAGGGCGTGTATGTCGGCGGTTCGTCCGGTGAGTGCATCTACCAGCACCCCGATGAGCGCAAGCAGGTCCTGGAGGCCGTGATGAGCGAAGCCAAGGGCAAGATCACCGTGATTGCCCATGTCGGCTGCAACAACACCGCCGACAGCGTCGAGCTGGCAAAGCACGCTGAGAGCGTGGGCGTGGACGCCATTGCTTCCATCCCCCCGATCTACTTCCACCTGCCGGAGTATGCCATCGCCAAGTATTGGAACGCCATGTCCGCTGCTGCTCCCCACACCGATTTCGTCATCTACAACATTCCCCAGCTGGCGGGCACGGCACTGACCATGAGCCTGCTGAAGGAAATGCTGAAGAACCCCAACGTGGTGGCCGTCAAGAACAGCTCCATGCCCACCCAGGACATCCAGATGTTCAAGGATGCCGGCATCGCTGCCCGCGGCGAGGGCAATTTCGTGGTCTTCAACGGCCCGGATGAGCAGTTCGTTTCCGGCCGCGTCATCGGCGCCGACGGCGGCATCGGCGGCACCTATGCTGTCATGCCCGAACTGTATCTGGCCATGAATGAGCACATCAACAAGGGCGAGATCCAGGAAGCTCAGGCTCTCCAGTACGAGGCCGACCGCATCATTTACAAGATGTGCGAGGCACACGGCAACCTGTACGCCGTGCAGAAAGAGATCCTGCGCCGGATGTACGGTCTGGAGCTGGGCGGCGTCCGTGAGCCGATGCCCAGCCTCATCCCCGAAGACGAGCCCATCGTGGCCGAGGCACAGGCCATGATCGAAGCTGCCATTGCGAAACTGTAAATCTGTAAACTGAAAAAGCGCCCCCTCTTCCGTCTCGTTTCTGAGGGGAGAGGGTCGGCGCTCTTTTTGATGGAGGGACCTTATGATCTGCGATACTCTGGAGCACCTGACCCTGTATCAGGGCTTCCACAAGAACCTCGACACGGCCATCACCTTTCTGATGGCCTGCGACCTGAATACCCTGCCGCTGGGCCGCACCGAAGTGGACGGCGACAACGTGTTCATCAACGTGATGGATGCCGAACTCCACCCCAACGAAGGCTCGCATCCGGAATACCACCGCATCTACGCCGATCTGCAGATCGACCTGACCGGCAGCGAGGGCTGGGGCTACGAGACCGCACCCGGCACCGAAGTGAAGCCCTATGCCCCGGACATCGGCTTTCAGGACAGCCCGGACGCCGTGTTCGGTACCCTGGGCGGCGGGCGGTTCGTGCTCTTCTTCCCCGGCGAGCTGCACAAGCCCGGCGTTGCACAGCCCGATTGCCGGAATGTGCGCAAAGCAGTCGTAAAGATCAGAATGGAGGATAAATACCATGGATAAGGAAAAACTGTTTGCTCAGATCAAGGGCGGCCTAATCGTCTCCTGCCAGGCGCTGGAGCACGAGCCGCTGTACACCAAGGAGGGCGGCGTGATGCCCCTGATGGCCAAAGCCGCCGCCATGAGCGGGGCCGTCGGCATCCGCGCCAACACGGTGCGCGACATCACCCAGATCAAGGCCGTCGTGGACCTGCCCGTCATCGGCATCATCAAAAAGGACTACCCCGGCACCCCGATGTACATCACCGTGACCATGAAGGAAGTGGACGAGCTGGTGGCCTGCGGTGTGGACATCCTCGCCGTGCAGGGCACCGGTGCGCTCCGCCCGGACGGCTCCACCTCTGCGGAATTCATCCGCGCCATCAAGGCGAAGTATCCCGACCAGCTGCTGATGGCCGACTGCGACAATTTTGAAAATGCCATGGCCTGCGCCGAAGCCGGTGCTGACTTTGTGGGCACCACGATGCGCGGCTACACCCCGGAGACTCAGGGCATCAACGACATCGACTTCGCGTTCGTCCACAAGCTGGCCGCCGAGTGCCCGGCCAAGATCATCGCCGAGGGGCACATCCACTATCCCGAACAGGCCGTCAAGGCACTGGAAGCCGGTGCGTTCGCCCTCGTGGTCGGCGGTGCCATCACCCGCCCCGCTGAGATCACGGCCCGTTTCACCGGTGCCATCAACGCCATGAACCACTGACGCGGAGACGTTTTTATGAAGACAAAACAGTATCTTGCCATTGATATCGGCGGCACCTCCGTCAAGCTAGGCATCGTGGATGAGACCGGTGCCGTGCTGGCCAAAGCCGAGGAGAGCGTCAGCTTTGACGGCTACGAAACGCCCATCCTGACCACGGTGTGCAAGGCAGCCAAAGCCTTTGTAGAAGCGCAGGGCCTCTCCCCTGCCGCCCTTGTCGGCGTGGGCGTTTCGGCCACCGGCCAGATCGACAGCCGCGCCGGAACGGTCGTCGGCACCTGCGGCAATCTGCCCCACTACATCGGCTCCCCCATCAAAGCGGAACTCGAATCGCTGTTCGGCCTGCCCGTGACCGTAGCGAACGACGCCAACTGCATGTGCCTGGGCGAAGTCTGGGTCGGCGGCGCAAAGGGCTATACCGACGTCATCGGGGTGACGCTGGGCACCGGCGTCGGCGGCGGCATCCTGACCGGGGGCCGCCTGCTGGAAGGTGCCCGTGGTCTGGGCGGCGAGCTGGGCCACTACCGGCTCCACGCGCTCGATGGTGTGCCGTGCACCTGCGGAGCTGCGGGCTGCTGGGAGCGCTACGCCGCCACCACCGCACTCGTCCGTGCTGCGCAGGAGAAAGACCCCGCCTGGACGAATGGCCGCGCGATCTTCGCCGCTGCGCAGGCATGCAACGAGACCGTCCTTGCCCTGCTGGACCACTGGACGGATGAGATCGCCCAGGGCCTTGCCGGCATGGTGCACATCTTCAACCCCCAGCTGATCCTGATCGGCGGCGGCGTGAGCGCCCAGCAGAAGCTGCTCATCGACCCCATTGCGGCCAAGGTGAGAGCATCCGTGATGCCCGCCTTTGCTGAAGGGCTGGAGATCCGCGCCGCCCAGCTGCACAACGACGCCGGAATGGTCGGTGCCATCTACTATTTCCGCCAGAGTCATCCGGAACGATAACTCAAAAAGGAGTGTATTTGCGATGAAAACTCACATTCTCTGCCTGGGCGACTCCAACACCCACGGCTATTGTGCCGACCCGAAGGACAACGCCGACGGCG
Proteins encoded in this window:
- the scfB gene encoding thioether cross-link-forming SCIFF peptide maturase — encoded protein: MVHQYQLNGYNIVLDTCSGSVHVVDDVAYDVIALYKERSADAIVAAMLEKYGDRPDVTEADLRQCLEDVAALEQAGKLWSPDTYADMAFDFKNRNTVVKALCLHVAHTCNLNCSYCFASQGRYQGDRALMSFEVGKRAMDFLIENSGTRRNLEVDFFGGEPLMNFEMVKKLVAYCREQEKIHNKNFRFTMTTNGMLIDEDVIDFCNKECHNVVLSLDGRKEVHDRFRKDYAGHGSYDAIVPKFQEFVRKRGDKGYYMRGTYTHFNTDFTNDIFHMADLGFTELSMEPVVCKPDDPSALTEADLPILKEQYEILAKEMLKRDREGRGFTFYHYMIDLTGGPCIYKRISGCGSGTEYMAVTPWGDLYPCHQFVGDPKYRMGDIWKGVTNTAVRDEFKHCNAYARPECKDCWAKLYCSGGCAANAYHATGSITGVYEYGCELFRKRMECAIMIQVAKNQELAAQGIEVPIELGSTCNACADGEACE
- a CDS encoding amino acid decarboxylase, giving the protein MSMTTPIVDFVQNYAKSGTSRLHMPGHKGQALLGFEGLDITEIRGADELYEADGIIAQSEANATRLFGTAHTYYSTEGSSQCIRAMLCLAMQAAPAGQRPVLLAARNAHKALLYAAALLDLDIQWLWPAPDAAGALCSCPVTEAQLAAALDRLAGQGRTPFGVYLTSPDYLGGMQDIAALAKVCDAHGVPLLVDNAHGAYLNFLVGGSRHPIALGAAMCCDSGHKTLPVLTGGAYLHLGPKAPVQEETAVRNALALFGSTSPSYLILQSLDRCNRYLSEGYPLRLYSCCGQLTRMRRVLNEQAAAAGCPLPLAVDAPAREPLKLTLDAAALGMTGTALAEALRQDRIECEYADPRYVVLMFTPENPAQDYERLAAAVARLCAALPSAPVLPEPEADVFTELAAEAAPVCTVRQAVFAPQELIPAETALGRICAMPTVSCPPAIPIVVSGERIGPAALKLFARYGIKNVAVLK
- a CDS encoding ABC transporter substrate-binding protein, whose protein sequence is MKNCISRRSFLKAAGILSAAGALAACGGSSSSSTAASSTASSAAASSTAAAGASIKLWTYPIGGWGKDETVQELISSFNAKYPDIKVTVEYLDYTNGDDQVNTAIEGGSAPDLIMEGPERLVANWGKKGVMAPLNDLWTDDAKKDIYASVESACKNEAGDYYEYPLCMTAHCMAVNMTKVKEVGADQYIDTDKHTWSTDGFLKTVDALYNGGYENVAAIYCSGQGGDQGTRAIINNMYGGTFTDAAHTKYTADSPENIKAIQALYDAKGVNFDASINGGEEITLFRNGTLQMAFCWNIAQQLNSDNNDAGLTNSGDEIFPMAFPTESGDPKLCGGIWGFGIFDNGDEAKIEAAKTFIDFIAADPDQVGASVLASTYFPVRESVGDIYAGNDIMSEYTKFMSYLGDYYQITPGWATARTEWWNMLQRVGTGEPVEQAVATFVQNANAAATAEA
- the scfA gene encoding six-cysteine ranthipeptide SCIFF is translated as MERIKTIATRDLTKSVVTGGCGECQTSCQSACKTSCGVANQKCENSNK
- the spoIVA gene encoding stage IV sporulation protein A — translated: MEKQERLEATVCREIGARTGGEILIGVVGPVRTGKSTLIKQFMEQLVLPAIEEDDARLRARDELPQSAAGRTIMTTEPKFIPEHAVPLQLEGGGECRIRLIDCVGYMVEGAMGHEENEKPRMVKSPWFEEEIPFDLAAETGTRKVIRDHSTIGIVVTTDGTISEIPRENYLPAEQRVVEELEALGKPFVILLNSTHPDAPETQALAAQMEQAYGRSVLPVSCIDLDRAALHEILRRVLYEFPVRELDFAIPRWVTMLDRGHWLQTEIYTAALDFSEKISRMKDVPAQNSAGALASDSVERSTLSGMDLSEGIVRVTVLLKPDVFYRVLSEQTGLAIGDEAGLMPCIIELSRARREYEKIRSALEQVEATGYGIVMPTIDELSLEEPEIIRQGGRYGVRLEASAPSIHMLKAVIHTEINPIVGTEKQSEDLVQSLLGDFESDPERLWESNIFGKSLHELVNEGLQNKLLHMPQEARGRLQDTLEKVINDGCSGLICILL
- a CDS encoding MurR/RpiR family transcriptional regulator; the encoded protein is MSTNFWELLHQRQDELTKSGRMVADYLIHHADEAQYLSISSLARECKVAEATVFRFCRALGFEGYHEMRIALAQANATASLINQQEPEPGTTTDKLCEHASALFITAINGTQSTLSPDAVDKAVDLLRAARQVFCLGQGGSMLLANDICARFSSLSNKFRTAGDSHLQLLSASLMTPEDVVLFVSYSGATRDMMETLRTAKASGAKIVLLTHYEDSPGAALADVVLLCGAQESPLDSGSIPIKVSVLYVAEVLLLRYMLDDPKQANDAQDRTSEAVAIKLL